A part of Neoarius graeffei isolate fNeoGra1 chromosome 22, fNeoGra1.pri, whole genome shotgun sequence genomic DNA contains:
- the LOC132870478 gene encoding GTPase IMAP family member 7-like, with protein sequence MAASECPAASEGSVCGTDLRIVLLGRTGSGKSSTGNTILGTSVFQRDISPLSITQQCVRACGEVEGRSLQVIDTPGFFHTCMSSEEVCAEVARGMMNLSAPGPHALLLVLKPGKLTPEELMTLEWIGKVLGSVALKHTVLVLTHADQLHDKPAEHFLQESKELWEFIRSCEGRIHMLDNTKNEDRAQVNELLKKIEVMVGRNEGNWYVCEQRILGEKEQGQKRERGDEDKERRKKAEHEFWCELVTAMGKGALESSGVLEKGKGKGKKSKVVHRAAALASTPLSVTSAAKMVGGAMREGSKVLYKHRKTLLQ encoded by the exons ATGGCCGCGTCGGAGTGTCCCGCGGCGTCTGAAG GCAGCGTGTGTGGCACAGATCTGCGGATTGTCCTGTTGGGCCGGACTGGTTCTGGTAAAAGCTCCACAGGAAACACCATTCTGGGAACGTCTGTGTTTCAGAGAGACATCTCTCCTCTGTCCATCACTCAGCAGTGTGTACGAGCCTGTGGTGAGGTAGAGGGGCGGAGCCTGCAGGTGATTGACACTCCAGGCTTTTTCCACACTTGTATGTCATCAGAGGAGGTGTGTGCAGAGGTGGCACGTGGCATGATGAATCTCTCTGCTCCCGGACCTCACGCGCTTCTGTTAGTCCTCAAACCAGGAAAATTAACGCCGGAAGAGCTCATGACTCTGGAGTGGATCGGCAAGGTTTTGGGTTCAGTGGCTCTCAAACACACTGTCCTCGTCCTCACACACGCTGACCAGCTGCACGACAAACCAGCCGAGCACTTTCTACAGGAGAGCAAGGAACTCTGGGAATTCATTCGGTCATGCGAGGGCAGGATTCACATGCTGGATAACACGAAAAATGAAGATCGAGCCcaagtgaatgagctgctgaagaAAATCGAGGTGATGGTGGGGAGGAATGAGGGGAATTGGTATGTGTGTGAGCAGAGGATTCTGGGAGAAAAGGAGCAGGGGCAGAAGAGGGAGAGAGGAGATGAGGATAAAGAGAGGAGGAAGAAAGCAGAGCACGAGTTCTGGTGCGAGTTAGTGACTGCCATGGGGAAGGGGGCACTGGAGAGCTCCGGAGTTCTGGAGAAAGGCAAAGGGAAAGGGAAAAAGAGTAAAGTGGTGCACAGGGCAGCAGCTTTAGCATCCACGCCCCTTTCAGTGACATCTGCTGCTAAAATGGTGGGCGGGGCCATGAGGGAAGGGAGCAAAGTGCTGTACAAACACCGTAAAACACTgctgcagtga